One window of the Clostridia bacterium genome contains the following:
- the nusG gene encoding transcription termination/antitermination protein NusG produces the protein MDEITKNTSNGLEPQQGAEEERAPEAVSEDGSPAAAQAPDAPANPNMKWYIIHTYSGFERKVKESLESRIHAFGLETRIGKVLIPTEAVTEVRGGKKYTSERMFYPGYVLVEMDMDDHVWHVVKSTPRVTGFVGTGQQPTPLSDDEVKQIVYRVAEGKEKPKLKVKFEKNESVRITDGPFATFTGVVDEVNEDRETLKVMVTIFGRSTPVELEFGQVEKVIT, from the coding sequence ATGGACGAGATCACTAAAAACACGAGCAACGGGTTAGAGCCGCAGCAGGGCGCCGAAGAAGAGCGCGCGCCGGAAGCTGTCTCCGAGGACGGCAGTCCAGCAGCCGCGCAGGCTCCCGACGCTCCGGCGAACCCGAACATGAAGTGGTACATCATCCACACGTATTCTGGGTTTGAGCGCAAGGTCAAGGAATCATTGGAGTCGCGCATTCACGCCTTCGGTCTCGAAACGCGTATTGGCAAGGTGCTGATTCCTACCGAAGCCGTTACAGAAGTTCGCGGTGGAAAGAAATACACCAGCGAGCGCATGTTCTACCCCGGCTATGTGCTGGTGGAAATGGATATGGATGACCACGTGTGGCACGTCGTAAAGTCGACGCCGCGCGTGACCGGATTTGTGGGTACCGGACAGCAGCCTACGCCCCTCTCTGATGACGAAGTGAAGCAGATCGTTTACCGCGTTGCCGAAGGCAAGGAAAAGCCGAAGCTCAAGGTGAAGTTCGAGAAGAACGAGTCCGTCCGCATCACCGATGGGCCATTCGCAACATTCACCGGTGTTGTGGACGAAGTCAATGAAGACCGCGAAACCCTGAAGGTGATGGTCACAATCTTTGGGCGTTCGACGCCGGTCGAGTTGGAATTCGGCCAGGTAGAGAAGGTCATTACGTAA
- the rplK gene encoding 50S ribosomal protein L11, translated as MAKKVTGQVKLQIAAGKATPAPPVGPALGQAQINIMEFCKQFNARTSAKELEGLIIPVVVSVYTDRTFTFITKTPPASILLKRAAAVAKGSGTPNKDKVGTVTEKQVEEIARQKMPDLNAASVETAIKSIKGTARSMGIDVVG; from the coding sequence ATGGCGAAGAAAGTAACTGGGCAAGTGAAGTTGCAGATCGCGGCGGGCAAAGCGACTCCGGCGCCGCCGGTAGGTCCCGCTCTGGGTCAGGCGCAGATCAACATCATGGAGTTCTGCAAGCAGTTCAACGCGCGAACCAGCGCGAAGGAACTTGAAGGCCTGATTATCCCGGTCGTAGTTTCGGTCTACACGGATCGCACCTTCACGTTCATCACGAAGACGCCTCCGGCATCCATTCTCCTGAAGCGCGCTGCCGCCGTGGCAAAGGGTTCTGGCACGCCGAACAAGGACAAGGTTGGAACCGTGACCGAAAAGCAGGTTGAAGAGATTGCCCGGCAGAAGATGCCCGATCTCAATGCGGCTTCGGTAGAGACGGCGATCAAGAGCATCAAGGGTACGGCGCGTTCGATGGGTATCGACGTCGTCGGCTAG
- the rpmG gene encoding 50S ribosomal protein L33, with product MPREICQLQCTDCKDKNYSTTKNRKTTTERLEFSKFCRKCRKHTVHRETK from the coding sequence ATGCCCCGCGAAATCTGTCAGCTTCAATGTACCGACTGCAAGGATAAGAATTACTCGACGACCAAGAACCGCAAAACCACGACGGAACGGCTGGAATTCAGCAAGTTCTGCCGTAAGTGCCGCAAGCACACCGTCCATCGCGAGACGAAGTAA
- the rpoB gene encoding DNA-directed RNA polymerase subunit beta: protein MANKKSAFRRRLDFSKIPATIKIPNLIEVQKRSYDRFLQMDWLPSERDDAGLQAVFQSVFPIADFRNVSQLEFVDYSIGNWECKCGHLKGLHHLRTTCRNCGSTVVTDPFHPGEVLCTKCGTYNANTPDFCNKCGDPVGLQLKYDVPECEERGMTYSAPLKVTMRLTIFDKDPETGNRTIRDIKEQEVFFGDIPLMTQNGTFIVNGTERVIVSQLHRSPGVFFETANNRTYFLGKIIPYRGSWVEFEYDQKNILYVRIDRKRKFLGTIFLRALGLRSDEDILRTFYTVDRIALKDNKLFWTLEPGVDRPTNLQGMKLSHRIVNKSGEEIAHAGRKVSPSIMKEIHKSKVSEIEVDLADLEGAFTAADVVDTNTGEVLLEANAEITADKLSKMIEAGISEIHVFFPERDDVGTIISATLRRDSVKTPQEALIEIYRKLRPGDPPTLDTATSLFHGMFFDPRKYDFSRVGRLKFNIKLFEKGDASSLDNRTLEPDDFYGTIRYLLKLRKNIGSVDDIDHLGNRRVRAVGELMENQFRIGLVRMERAIKEKMSVYQEMSTAMPHDLVNAKPVMAAIREFFGSSQLSQFMDQTNPLSEITHKRRLSALGPGGLSRERAGFEVRDVHPTHYGRICPIETPEGPNIGLISSLSCYARINDYGFIESPYRRVKGGRVLDFVTIVNAGDSDYRVGDHIEKHEAVKANDELRARKKRPMDLEPFSFYLSAWEEDKHTTAQANAELDDKGRLVAELINARKAGNFVLVNRDEIDYIDVSPKQLVSVAASLVPFLEHDDANRALMGANMQRQSVPLLVAEAPIVGTGMEGVTARDSGAVILARRSGIIDSVDSERIIVRVEGEHHPMQLSREVGSDIYQLTKFKRSNQNTCINQKPIVKKGDRVVKGQVIADGPCTDKGELALGRNVLVAFMAWRGYNFEDAILVSEKLVREDYYTSVHIEEFEIESRDTKLGPEEVTRDIPNVSESALRDLDESGIIRIGASVKPGDIIVGKVTPKGETQLTPEEKLLRAIFGEKAGDVRDASLTCPPGIEGTVVDVKIFSRKGQEKDERAKQIEGMQVQRLEKNLEDEIRILTDERLKRLEGLLGGKEVQADLHDERTNKRLLTKGVILDRETIERISTRNLKRIKFADKDPRVNEQIDEIEEMTSRQIDVLRKIVREKVDKLQKGDELPPGVIKLVKVYIAMKRKLSVGDKMAGRHGNKGVIARILPEEDMPYLEDGTPVEIVLNPLGVPSRMNVGQILETHLGWAGKQLGEKIDEMMRENSKAEAVRREIKQIFKDTPFVDELTDVDDDALMKIAEGLKGGAYFASPVFDGSKEREIKGLLEQAGLPTSGKTTLFDGMTGDKFEQPVTVGYIYMLKLSHLVDDKIHARSIGPYSLITQQPLGGKAQFGGQRFGEMEVWALEAYGAAYILQELLTAKSDDVYGRTKIYEAIVKGEAAIEPGVPESFNVLIRELQSLCLDVELIKVKERTPLPATAAAD, encoded by the coding sequence ATGGCGAACAAGAAAAGTGCCTTCCGCAGACGACTCGATTTTTCCAAAATTCCGGCGACCATCAAGATCCCGAACCTGATCGAGGTTCAGAAGCGTTCGTACGATCGCTTCCTGCAGATGGATTGGCTGCCGAGCGAACGCGACGACGCAGGGTTGCAGGCGGTGTTTCAGTCCGTGTTCCCGATCGCGGACTTCCGCAATGTGTCGCAGCTTGAATTCGTGGATTACTCGATCGGCAACTGGGAGTGCAAGTGCGGGCACCTGAAGGGCCTGCATCATCTGCGCACGACTTGCCGCAATTGCGGTTCGACGGTCGTGACCGATCCGTTCCATCCGGGCGAGGTGCTTTGCACAAAGTGCGGCACCTACAACGCGAACACGCCCGACTTCTGTAATAAGTGCGGCGACCCTGTCGGCTTGCAACTCAAGTACGACGTGCCTGAGTGCGAAGAGCGCGGCATGACGTATTCGGCTCCGCTGAAGGTCACGATGCGCCTGACGATCTTCGATAAGGATCCGGAGACCGGCAACCGCACCATTCGCGACATTAAAGAACAGGAAGTCTTCTTCGGCGATATTCCGCTGATGACCCAGAACGGTACGTTCATCGTCAACGGTACCGAGCGCGTCATTGTCAGCCAGTTGCATCGCTCGCCGGGCGTCTTCTTCGAGACGGCGAACAATCGCACGTATTTCCTCGGCAAGATCATTCCGTACCGCGGCTCGTGGGTCGAGTTCGAGTACGACCAGAAGAACATCCTCTACGTCCGCATCGACCGCAAGCGCAAGTTCCTGGGAACCATCTTCCTTCGTGCCCTGGGTCTGCGTTCGGACGAAGATATTTTGCGCACGTTCTACACCGTCGATCGCATCGCGCTCAAGGACAACAAGCTGTTCTGGACCCTGGAGCCAGGCGTCGATCGTCCCACCAACCTGCAGGGCATGAAACTCTCGCACCGCATCGTTAACAAGAGCGGTGAGGAGATCGCGCACGCCGGACGCAAAGTTTCTCCGTCGATCATGAAGGAGATTCACAAGTCCAAGGTTAGCGAGATTGAGGTCGATCTCGCCGATCTGGAAGGCGCGTTCACGGCCGCCGATGTGGTGGACACGAACACGGGCGAAGTGCTGCTCGAAGCCAACGCGGAGATCACGGCCGACAAGCTGTCGAAGATGATCGAGGCCGGTATCAGCGAAATCCACGTGTTCTTCCCGGAACGCGACGACGTGGGCACCATCATCAGCGCGACACTGCGCCGCGACTCGGTGAAGACGCCACAGGAAGCGTTGATCGAGATCTATCGCAAGCTGCGCCCCGGCGACCCGCCGACGCTGGACACGGCGACTTCGCTGTTCCACGGCATGTTCTTCGATCCGCGTAAGTACGACTTCTCCCGCGTGGGCCGTTTGAAGTTCAACATCAAGCTGTTCGAAAAGGGCGATGCCAGCAGCCTCGACAATCGCACCCTCGAGCCGGACGATTTCTACGGAACCATCCGTTACCTGCTGAAGCTGCGCAAGAACATCGGCTCGGTGGACGACATCGATCATCTCGGCAATCGCCGCGTGCGCGCCGTTGGTGAGTTGATGGAAAACCAGTTCCGCATCGGCTTGGTCCGCATGGAACGCGCTATCAAGGAAAAGATGAGCGTGTACCAGGAGATGTCTACGGCGATGCCGCACGACCTCGTGAATGCCAAGCCAGTGATGGCTGCCATCCGCGAGTTCTTCGGTTCGTCACAGCTCTCGCAGTTCATGGATCAGACAAACCCGCTTTCGGAGATCACGCACAAGCGGCGCCTATCGGCGCTTGGGCCGGGCGGTCTGTCTCGCGAACGCGCTGGCTTTGAAGTCCGTGACGTTCACCCGACGCACTACGGACGTATCTGCCCGATTGAAACGCCGGAAGGTCCGAACATCGGCTTGATCTCGTCGCTGAGCTGCTATGCGCGAATCAACGACTACGGCTTCATCGAGTCGCCGTATCGACGCGTAAAAGGCGGCCGCGTGCTCGACTTTGTGACCATCGTCAACGCCGGTGACAGTGATTACCGCGTGGGCGATCACATCGAGAAGCACGAGGCGGTGAAGGCCAACGACGAACTCCGCGCGCGCAAGAAGCGTCCGATGGACCTGGAGCCGTTCTCCTTCTACCTCTCGGCTTGGGAAGAAGATAAGCACACCACTGCACAGGCCAACGCCGAGCTGGACGACAAGGGTCGCCTGGTTGCCGAACTGATCAACGCGCGCAAGGCCGGCAACTTCGTGCTGGTCAACCGCGACGAGATCGACTACATCGATGTCAGTCCGAAACAGCTTGTTTCGGTTGCTGCATCGCTGGTGCCGTTCCTTGAGCACGATGACGCGAACCGCGCTCTCATGGGCGCGAACATGCAGCGCCAGTCCGTTCCGCTGCTCGTTGCCGAAGCTCCGATTGTGGGTACAGGCATGGAAGGCGTTACGGCGCGCGACTCGGGCGCAGTCATTCTTGCCCGCCGCTCGGGCATCATCGACTCGGTTGATTCGGAGCGCATCATCGTGCGCGTAGAGGGTGAGCACCACCCGATGCAGCTGTCGCGCGAAGTCGGTAGCGACATCTACCAGTTGACGAAGTTCAAGCGCTCGAACCAGAACACCTGCATCAACCAGAAGCCCATCGTCAAGAAGGGCGACCGGGTTGTGAAGGGCCAGGTGATCGCCGACGGTCCTTGTACGGACAAGGGTGAGCTGGCGCTCGGACGCAACGTGCTCGTGGCTTTCATGGCATGGCGCGGTTACAACTTCGAAGACGCCATCCTCGTTTCGGAAAAGCTGGTGAGAGAGGATTACTACACCAGCGTCCACATTGAAGAGTTCGAGATCGAATCGCGGGATACCAAGCTGGGTCCGGAAGAAGTCACGCGTGACATTCCGAACGTCAGCGAGAGCGCACTGCGCGACCTCGACGAGAGCGGCATCATTCGCATCGGCGCTAGTGTGAAGCCGGGCGACATCATTGTCGGCAAGGTCACTCCCAAGGGCGAAACGCAGCTCACTCCGGAAGAGAAGCTGTTGCGCGCCATCTTCGGCGAAAAGGCCGGCGACGTGCGTGACGCTTCACTGACGTGCCCTCCTGGAATTGAAGGCACGGTTGTTGACGTCAAGATCTTCTCCCGCAAGGGTCAGGAGAAGGACGAGCGCGCCAAGCAGATCGAGGGCATGCAGGTTCAGCGCCTCGAGAAGAACCTTGAAGACGAAATCCGAATTCTTACCGACGAGCGACTGAAGCGTCTGGAAGGCCTGTTGGGCGGCAAGGAAGTGCAGGCTGACCTGCACGACGAACGCACCAACAAGCGCCTGCTGACCAAGGGCGTCATTCTGGATCGCGAAACGATTGAGCGCATCTCGACGCGCAACCTGAAGCGGATCAAGTTCGCCGACAAGGACCCGCGCGTCAACGAGCAGATTGACGAGATCGAAGAGATGACTTCGCGTCAGATCGACGTTCTCCGCAAGATCGTGCGCGAGAAGGTGGACAAGCTGCAGAAGGGTGATGAACTGCCGCCAGGCGTCATTAAGCTGGTGAAGGTTTACATCGCCATGAAGCGCAAGCTCAGCGTCGGCGACAAGATGGCAGGCCGTCATGGTAACAAGGGCGTTATCGCCCGCATTCTGCCTGAAGAGGACATGCCGTACCTCGAAGACGGAACGCCTGTCGAAATAGTCCTGAACCCGCTTGGCGTACCAAGTCGTATGAACGTCGGTCAGATTCTGGAAACGCACCTTGGCTGGGCCGGCAAACAACTCGGCGAGAAGATCGACGAGATGATGCGCGAGAACTCGAAAGCCGAAGCGGTCCGTCGCGAGATCAAGCAGATTTTCAAGGACACGCCCTTCGTGGATGAGCTTACGGACGTGGACGATGACGCTCTGATGAAGATCGCTGAAGGGCTTAAAGGCGGCGCGTACTTTGCTTCGCCCGTGTTCGACGGTTCCAAGGAAAGAGAGATTAAAGGACTTCTCGAGCAGGCCGGATTGCCGACTTCAGGCAAGACCACCCTGTTCGACGGCATGACTGGCGACAAGTTCGAACAGCCGGTCACGGTCGGCTACATCTATATGCTCAAGTTATCGCACCTTGTCGATGACAAGATCCACGCGCGTTCGATCGGACCGTACTCGCTGATTACCCAGCAGCCGCTGGGCGGCAAGGCGCAGTTCGGCGGTCAGCGTTTCGGCGAAATGGAAGTGTGGGCGTTGGAAGCTTACGGCGCTGCATACATCCTGCAGGAGTTGCTGACGGCGAAGTCGGACGATGTGTATGGCCGCACGAAGATTTACGAGGCCATCGTGAAGGGCGAGGCAGCGATCGAGCCGGGCGTCCCTGAGTCGTTCAACGTGCTGATCCGTGAATTGCAGTCGCTCTGTCTTGATGTGGAATTGATCAAGGTGAAGGAGCGTACTCCGTTGCCGGCGACGGCCGCAGCTGACTGA
- the rplJ gene encoding 50S ribosomal protein L10, with protein MAVTKAKKIEQVVALTDELKNVSNAIVGTFGKLTVDKDFELRKAVRTAGGRYRVVKNTLAERAAKGTKIEVAIQNLSGVTSIAYTEGDPVALAKALSKYAKDNPEYSFKAGVVDGRVISISEIDALAALPSKEELYSKLLFMLNAPAQRLVTVMNAVGRDVAVVLNQGVEKNKFQQGEAAGA; from the coding sequence ATGGCTGTCACGAAAGCAAAGAAGATCGAGCAGGTTGTAGCGCTCACCGATGAACTGAAGAACGTCAGCAATGCCATTGTAGGCACGTTCGGCAAGCTGACGGTCGACAAGGACTTTGAGCTGCGCAAGGCCGTTCGCACGGCTGGCGGCCGCTATCGCGTGGTGAAGAACACGCTGGCGGAACGCGCGGCGAAGGGTACGAAGATCGAAGTTGCCATTCAGAACTTGAGTGGCGTTACCTCGATCGCCTACACCGAAGGCGACCCGGTTGCGCTGGCAAAGGCGCTTTCCAAGTACGCCAAGGACAACCCGGAGTACAGCTTCAAGGCAGGCGTGGTCGATGGCCGCGTGATCTCGATCAGCGAGATCGACGCGCTGGCTGCACTGCCGTCGAAGGAAGAACTGTACTCGAAGCTGCTGTTCATGTTGAATGCCCCGGCGCAACGCCTGGTCACGGTGATGAACGCCGTTGGCCGAGACGTAGCCGTGGTGCTCAATCAGGGCGTCGAGAAGAACAAGTTCCAGCAGGGCGAAGCGGCCGGCGCGTAA
- the tuf gene encoding elongation factor Tu (EF-Tu; promotes GTP-dependent binding of aminoacyl-tRNA to the A-site of ribosomes during protein biosynthesis; when the tRNA anticodon matches the mRNA codon, GTP hydrolysis results; the inactive EF-Tu-GDP leaves the ribosome and release of GDP is promoted by elongation factor Ts; many prokaryotes have two copies of the gene encoding EF-Tu) translates to EMVMPGDNVALTVELITPVAMEKGLRFAIREGGRTVGAGTISEIIQ, encoded by the coding sequence CGAGATGGTGATGCCCGGGGACAACGTTGCGCTGACGGTGGAGTTGATTACGCCGGTTGCGATGGAGAAGGGCTTGCGCTTTGCTATCCGCGAAGGCGGACGCACGGTCGGCGCCGGCACGATCTCCGAAATTATTCAGTAA
- the rplL gene encoding 50S ribosomal protein L7/L12 — MADLQQLEESIVGLSLLEAAQLVKKLEERLGVSAAAAAPVMVAGAGAGAAAAPAEEKTEFTVVLTAAGANKINVIKAVREVTSLGLKEAKDLVDGAPKSIKEGVSKEEAETIKKKFTDAGATVEVK; from the coding sequence ATGGCGGATCTGCAGCAGTTGGAAGAATCGATCGTAGGCTTGTCGCTGCTTGAAGCGGCACAGTTGGTGAAGAAGCTGGAAGAGCGTCTTGGCGTGTCGGCTGCCGCCGCTGCCCCGGTGATGGTTGCGGGCGCGGGCGCAGGCGCGGCAGCTGCTCCGGCTGAAGAGAAGACCGAGTTCACCGTGGTCCTGACCGCGGCGGGCGCGAACAAGATCAACGTCATTAAGGCTGTTCGCGAAGTGACGAGCCTGGGTCTGAAGGAAGCTAAGGACCTCGTCGATGGCGCACCGAAGTCCATTAAGGAAGGCGTCTCGAAGGAAGAAGCCGAGACCATCAAGAAGAAGTTTACCGATGCCGGCGCTACTGTCGAAGTGAAGTAG
- the rplA gene encoding 50S ribosomal protein L1 yields MRKPGKNIEKARAAVEVRPYGLLEAVQLLQKVKFAKFDETVEVTLRLGVDPKHADQMVRGTVVLPHGLGKSKKVLVIATGDKVREAEAAGADIVGGEEIVEKIQKENWTDYDAVISTPDMMKSVGRLGKVLGPRGLMPNPKTGTVTFDVAKAVQEVKAGKVEFRTDKTALVHVPVGKISFTPDKLVDNATTVITSVVKAKPAVAKGKYIKGCTLSSSMGPGILIDTASVELAAKG; encoded by the coding sequence GTGAGAAAACCCGGAAAAAATATCGAGAAGGCGCGTGCGGCCGTGGAAGTTCGTCCGTACGGACTGCTGGAAGCAGTTCAGCTTCTGCAGAAGGTGAAGTTCGCCAAGTTCGACGAGACTGTGGAAGTGACGCTTCGTTTGGGCGTCGATCCGAAGCACGCTGACCAGATGGTGCGCGGCACCGTTGTGCTGCCGCACGGCTTGGGCAAGTCGAAGAAGGTTTTGGTCATTGCGACAGGCGATAAAGTGCGCGAGGCGGAAGCTGCGGGCGCCGACATCGTTGGCGGTGAAGAAATCGTCGAGAAGATCCAGAAGGAAAACTGGACCGACTACGATGCTGTGATCTCCACGCCCGACATGATGAAGTCGGTTGGCCGTTTGGGAAAGGTGCTAGGTCCTCGCGGCCTGATGCCGAACCCGAAGACGGGCACGGTGACGTTTGATGTCGCCAAGGCAGTGCAGGAAGTGAAGGCCGGTAAGGTCGAGTTCCGCACCGACAAGACGGCGCTGGTACACGTGCCGGTGGGCAAGATCTCGTTCACGCCAGATAAGCTGGTGGACAACGCGACGACCGTCATCACCAGTGTGGTGAAAGCGAAGCCCGCGGTAGCCAAGGGAAAATACATCAAGGGCTGCACGCTGAGTTCCTCGATGGGCCCCGGCATCCTGATCGACACCGCATCGGTCGAGTTGGCCGCGAAGGGTTAG
- the secE gene encoding preprotein translocase subunit SecE, with amino-acid sequence MAKSAAIASVENNNLTARIKSWPQRTKSFYNDVRTEMKKVTTPSLKEVRATTMVVIVAVALFGIYFWVIDTLIGKGLDQVLRSFSHK; translated from the coding sequence ATGGCGAAGTCGGCAGCAATAGCGAGCGTAGAGAACAACAATCTGACGGCGCGTATCAAATCGTGGCCGCAGCGCACGAAGAGCTTCTACAACGACGTGCGCACCGAGATGAAGAAGGTCACGACGCCCTCCCTAAAAGAGGTGCGCGCGACGACGATGGTTGTGATCGTTGCGGTTGCGTTGTTCGGAATTTATTTCTGGGTTATCGACACGCTGATCGGCAAGGGTCTAGATCAGGTGCTGCGCTCCTTCAGTCACAAGTAA